A part of Helicobacter himalayensis genomic DNA contains:
- the rplM gene encoding 50S ribosomal protein L13: MELTKIATQADINRQWVVLDAKDKIFGRLIAEVATLLRGKHKPCFTPNVDCGDFVIIINAVEVKFSGMKLKDKEYFTHSGYFGSTKSKTLEEMLQKSPEKLYHLAVRGMLPKTKLGRAQLKKLKVYKGDTHPHSAQVAKNSAVAK; encoded by the coding sequence ATGGAACTTACAAAGATAGCAACACAAGCTGATATTAATCGTCAGTGGGTCGTGCTTGATGCGAAAGATAAAATTTTTGGTCGCTTGATTGCAGAGGTAGCTACACTTTTGCGCGGGAAGCACAAGCCTTGTTTTACGCCAAATGTTGATTGTGGCGACTTTGTCATCATTATCAATGCTGTGGAAGTAAAATTTAGTGGTATGAAGCTCAAAGATAAGGAGTATTTCACACACTCCGGCTATTTTGGTAGCACAAAAAGCAAAACGCTTGAAGAGATGCTCCAAAAGTCGCCTGAAAAGCTCTATCACCTAGCAGTGCGCGGTATGCTCCCAAAAACAAAGCTTGGACGCGCACAACTTAAAAAACTCAAAGTCTATAAGGGTGATACACATCCACACAGCGCACAAGTAGCAAAAAATTCAGCTGTAGCAAAATAG
- the hisIE gene encoding bifunctional phosphoribosyl-AMP cyclohydrolase/phosphoribosyl-ATP diphosphatase HisIE, which produces MQDLLNSINWQKTPLIPTIAQDFETKEVLMLAFSNEDSLKLTLKTKQAHYFSRSKARIWHKGEQSGHTQEIVEVLIDCDSDSLLFLVKQHGVACHTGNMSCFFRRLDSQNVQAPQNTQKLDTREIYGIIDSLYHTILERKTKDPENSYVASLFAKGENSICKKIIEEAGELTFALKDGKQKDIIYECADLVFHSLIGLASKDINPDRIRQELKRREGVSGIAEKNSRKS; this is translated from the coding sequence ATACAGGATTTACTAAATAGCATTAACTGGCAAAAAACCCCGCTTATCCCCACAATCGCGCAAGATTTTGAAACCAAAGAAGTGCTTATGCTTGCTTTTAGCAATGAAGATTCTCTAAAGCTCACGCTTAAAACAAAGCAAGCGCATTATTTTTCACGCTCAAAAGCACGCATTTGGCACAAAGGCGAGCAAAGCGGGCATACACAAGAAATTGTAGAAGTGCTCATTGATTGTGATAGTGATTCCTTACTTTTCCTTGTCAAACAACACGGCGTGGCGTGCCACACGGGCAATATGAGCTGTTTTTTTAGACGACTAGATTCTCAAAATGTGCAAGCTCCACAAAACACGCAAAAACTTGATACAAGGGAAATTTATGGAATCATAGATTCTCTTTATCACACAATCTTAGAGCGCAAAACAAAAGACCCCGAAAACTCTTATGTTGCATCACTTTTTGCCAAAGGTGAAAATAGCATTTGCAAAAAAATCATCGAGGAAGCCGGCGAGCTCACTTTCGCGCTCAAAGATGGAAAACAAAAAGATATTATTTATGAATGTGCGGATTTGGTGTTTCATAGTCTCATAGGGCTTGCTAGCAAGGACATTAACCCAGATAGAATCCGCCAAGAACTCAAAAGGCGTGAAGGGGTGAGTGGCATAGCAGAAAAAAACTCACGCAAAAGCTAA
- a CDS encoding branched-chain amino acid transaminase: MLPEADYIWKDGAFVRWQEATTHVLSHTLHYGNAVFEGTRAYMTPKGLAIFRLKDHTKRLLNSAKITAIKCPYSQEELETAQIELLQKNAHCYKASVYIRPLIYLGYGVMGLYHIKAPVNVAIAAWEWGAYLGDEGITNGIKVKTSSFARNSIKSIMGKAKSAASYLNSQMAKLEAIECGCEEALLLDENGFIAEGSGECIFIVRDGVLITPPHDNSLESITQASVITLAKDLGIPFIERKITRDEIYIADEAFFTGTAAEITPIRELDSRQIGLGTRGPITKRLQEAFFEVVRGKNEKHKEWLTYI, translated from the coding sequence ATGTTACCAGAAGCCGATTATATTTGGAAAGATGGCGCTTTTGTAAGGTGGCAAGAAGCTACGACACATGTTTTAAGTCATACTTTGCATTATGGAAATGCCGTTTTTGAAGGAACGAGGGCGTATATGACGCCCAAAGGATTAGCGATTTTTCGCTTGAAAGACCACACAAAGCGTCTTTTAAATTCTGCCAAAATCACAGCCATCAAATGTCCGTATTCTCAAGAAGAACTAGAAACGGCACAAATTGAATTGTTACAAAAAAATGCGCATTGCTATAAGGCAAGTGTGTATATTCGCCCGCTCATTTATCTAGGCTATGGCGTTATGGGGCTCTATCATATAAAAGCACCTGTAAATGTGGCGATAGCTGCGTGGGAATGGGGCGCGTATCTTGGAGATGAAGGCATCACAAATGGCATAAAAGTAAAAACAAGCTCTTTTGCACGCAATAGCATAAAATCCATTATGGGAAAAGCAAAGTCCGCAGCAAGCTATCTCAACTCACAAATGGCAAAACTAGAAGCTATTGAGTGTGGTTGCGAGGAAGCGCTCTTGCTTGATGAAAATGGCTTTATAGCAGAGGGCAGTGGGGAGTGTATCTTTATCGTGCGCGATGGTGTGCTTATCACCCCTCCACATGATAATAGTTTGGAATCCATCACACAAGCAAGCGTGATTACACTTGCAAAAGATTTGGGGATTCCATTTATTGAGCGTAAAATCACGCGTGATGAAATCTATATCGCTGATGAGGCGTTTTTCACAGGCACTGCGGCAGAGATTACGCCTATTAGAGAGCTTGATTCTCGTCAGATTGGGCTAGGCACGCGAGGTCCTATCACAAAGAGACTTCAAGAGGCGTTCTTTGAAGTGGTGCGGGGCAAAAACGAAAAACACAAAGAATGGCTCACCTATATTTAA
- the galU gene encoding UTP--glucose-1-phosphate uridylyltransferase GalU, protein MIDKCLFPAAGYGTRFLPATKAMPKEMLPVLTKPLIQYGVEEALEAGCHTMAIVTGRGKRSIEDHFDVNYELEHQIKGTDKEDLLKDIRRLTNLCNFSYTRQNEMKGLGHAILTGEVLIGQEPFAVVLADDLCINKGSQGILAQMVELYKKYRCSIVAIQEVAKSEVDKYGIIQGDEVEKGVYRVSNMVEKPSADKAPSNLAIIGRYILTPDIFDILRTTLPGKKGEIQITDALLEQARQGRVLAYKFKGNRYDCGSVEGYVKATMDLFKDC, encoded by the coding sequence ATGATTGATAAATGTTTATTTCCAGCAGCAGGCTATGGGACGCGATTTTTACCTGCGACAAAAGCGATGCCAAAGGAAATGCTACCCGTGCTAACAAAGCCACTTATCCAATATGGTGTGGAAGAAGCACTCGAGGCGGGCTGTCATACGATGGCAATTGTTACAGGACGCGGGAAGCGCAGTATTGAAGATCATTTTGATGTTAATTATGAATTAGAGCATCAAATCAAAGGCACAGACAAAGAGGATTTACTCAAGGATATTCGCCGACTAACAAATCTTTGTAATTTTTCTTATACAAGACAAAATGAGATGAAAGGACTAGGGCACGCGATTTTAACCGGGGAAGTGCTTATTGGGCAAGAGCCTTTTGCGGTGGTTTTGGCTGATGACTTGTGTATCAATAAAGGCTCGCAAGGGATTCTCGCGCAAATGGTGGAGCTGTATAAAAAATATCGTTGCTCGATTGTGGCGATTCAAGAAGTGGCAAAAAGTGAAGTTGATAAATATGGGATTATACAAGGTGATGAGGTAGAAAAGGGCGTGTATCGCGTGAGTAATATGGTGGAGAAGCCAAGCGCTGATAAAGCCCCTAGCAATCTTGCAATTATTGGGCGTTATATTCTCACACCTGATATTTTTGATATTTTGCGCACGACTTTGCCGGGCAAAAAGGGTGAGATTCAGATAACTGATGCGCTTTTAGAGCAGGCAAGGCAAGGGCGCGTGCTGGCGTATAAATTTAAAGGCAATAGATATGATTGTGGTTCTGTGGAGGGTTATGTGAAAGCTACGATGGATTTATTTAAAGACTGCTAG
- a CDS encoding prohibitin family protein, with amino-acid sequence MPIDLNEHLKNKRQQSQNQQKENPEPKKDDGRNNNNWGGGNNWNNNRGGSDFSNFTNFVPSGKKLFIWLIIIALLVILIAQKPFVIVNSGEVGIKVHLGEYQKQPLEAGLHFFIPPIEHVIIVDTRVKTLHFTSNEDMERRNNQSIAQKVPIQVRDKLGLDVAIELTLKYQLDRSKVSDTIRDYTTLWDEVIIVPGILEVVGSVIGNYHAEELPSKRDEIANLIATNFQNKINAIRDKPVRLDSVELRKIILPPEVKNKIEQVQVAKQEAEKAKEEARALRERSQGKADAAIIEANGQAKANQLVSESLSQRLLELRQIEMQGKFNDALRENKDAQIFLTPGGSVPNIWVDSKNKRQNTAISQ; translated from the coding sequence ATGCCCATTGATTTAAACGAACATCTAAAAAACAAGCGCCAGCAAAGCCAAAATCAGCAAAAAGAGAATCCAGAACCAAAGAAAGATGACGGCAGAAACAATAACAATTGGGGCGGTGGCAATAATTGGAATAACAATAGAGGTGGGAGTGATTTTAGCAATTTTACAAATTTCGTGCCAAGCGGAAAGAAGCTTTTTATTTGGCTTATTATCATCGCGCTTTTAGTCATTCTCATTGCGCAGAAGCCTTTTGTGATTGTGAATTCTGGCGAAGTTGGGATTAAGGTGCATTTGGGAGAATACCAAAAACAGCCGCTTGAAGCAGGCTTGCATTTCTTTATCCCGCCAATTGAACATGTGATTATCGTTGATACCCGCGTAAAAACTTTGCATTTTACAAGCAATGAAGATATGGAACGGCGCAATAATCAAAGTATCGCGCAAAAAGTGCCAATCCAAGTGCGTGATAAGCTCGGTCTTGATGTGGCTATCGAGCTAACGCTTAAATACCAGCTTGACCGCTCAAAAGTATCAGATACGATTAGGGATTATACGACTTTGTGGGACGAGGTCATCATCGTGCCCGGAATCCTAGAAGTAGTAGGAAGTGTGATAGGGAACTACCACGCGGAGGAATTGCCAAGCAAGAGGGATGAAATCGCAAATCTCATCGCCACAAACTTTCAAAATAAAATTAACGCAATCCGCGATAAACCTGTGCGCTTAGATTCTGTGGAGTTGCGTAAGATTATTTTGCCACCAGAAGTGAAAAATAAAATCGAGCAAGTCCAAGTAGCAAAACAAGAAGCCGAGAAAGCTAAAGAAGAGGCGCGTGCATTGCGTGAGCGCTCACAAGGTAAGGCAGATGCAGCGATTATCGAGGCTAATGGACAAGCAAAGGCAAACCAGCTTGTAAGCGAAAGTCTCTCGCAAAGATTGCTTGAATTGCGACAGATTGAAATGCAAGGGAAGTTTAATGACGCGCTTAGAGAAAACAAAGACGCGCAGATTTTCTTAACACCGGGCGGTTCAGTGCCAAATATATGGGTAGATTCCAAAAACAAAAGGCAAAATACGGCTATTTCGCAATAG
- a CDS encoding lytic transglycosylase domain-containing protein gives MLRILLFVFALHSFAFSIDITLEFLESKPKGLARDFYIWRFLSDEKTNLQDSLKAYELIFRKNAKLTALVEKKGMPHELPKDLLCKKLDFDTLLTQDMECIVFGLRLSQIPSLEAQRLQKLQAVIATNENLSKKVQILSSKAILTNMLTSDAKTFAQIFNALSENQKATIINQNIKPQRLKVLVEEQNAYFDKIIQNTILSDSLPRFKKSLLNAHIKKAYSGYTLFLLGIHELLANNKTNALEYFALAQNASKDPLFINKALFWRYLVSQNKALLNELAKSTNIDIYTLYALEKLNAAPNYTILSGFENLKSEPAPFDISDPFQWEILRANLLKVSDSKNLLELLDEFGFEGLQPHLAFIHARATKFQNSYFLTPFSDSLSWKDTSQKALTYAIARQESHFLPALISTSYALGMMQIMPFNVAPFAKSMGKQDIELEDMFNPVLALEFGRFYLDELRAEFKHPLLVSYAYNGGPGFLRRTLKKGNLFLKKRKFEPWISMELIPYEESRTYGLKVLANYIVYQRLFGNNTRLEDIIKQIPLR, from the coding sequence TTGCTAAGAATCCTACTCTTTGTCTTTGCGCTCCATTCCTTTGCTTTTAGCATTGATATTACGCTTGAATTTTTAGAATCTAAGCCAAAAGGCTTGGCGCGCGATTTTTATATTTGGCGTTTTTTGAGTGATGAAAAGACAAATCTACAAGATTCGCTCAAAGCCTATGAGCTTATTTTTAGAAAAAATGCAAAGCTCACAGCCTTAGTGGAAAAAAAGGGTATGCCCCACGAGTTACCAAAAGATTTGCTTTGTAAAAAGCTTGATTTTGATACCTTGCTTACACAAGATATGGAGTGCATTGTCTTTGGTTTGCGACTTTCGCAGATTCCAAGCCTTGAAGCTCAAAGGTTGCAAAAACTGCAAGCTGTGATTGCGACAAATGAGAATCTCAGCAAAAAAGTGCAAATTTTAAGCTCAAAAGCAATCCTTACAAATATGCTTACAAGCGATGCAAAGACTTTCGCGCAGATTTTTAATGCGTTGAGTGAAAATCAAAAAGCCACAATTATAAATCAAAATATTAAGCCCCAACGACTCAAAGTCCTTGTAGAAGAGCAGAATGCGTATTTTGATAAGATTATACAAAATACTATTCTTTCAGATTCTCTACCAAGGTTCAAAAAATCCCTGCTGAATGCACATATAAAAAAGGCTTACAGCGGCTATACATTGTTTTTACTCGGAATCCACGAGCTTTTGGCAAATAACAAAACAAATGCACTTGAATACTTTGCACTCGCGCAAAATGCGAGCAAGGACCCACTTTTTATTAACAAAGCACTTTTTTGGCGCTATCTTGTTTCGCAGAATAAAGCGCTTTTAAACGAGCTTGCAAAAAGCACAAATATTGATATTTACACGCTTTATGCGCTTGAAAAGCTGAATGCTGCGCCAAATTACACAATTTTGAGTGGTTTTGAGAATCTTAAAAGTGAGCCAGCACCTTTTGATATTTCAGATCCTTTTCAGTGGGAGATTTTGCGTGCAAATTTGCTCAAGGTTTCAGATTCTAAGAATCTGCTTGAGCTATTAGATGAGTTTGGCTTTGAAGGTTTGCAGCCTCATCTTGCCTTTATCCACGCGCGCGCAACAAAGTTTCAAAATAGCTATTTTCTAACGCCCTTTAGCGATTCGCTTAGCTGGAAGGATACTAGTCAAAAAGCCCTAACTTACGCTATTGCAAGGCAAGAATCTCACTTTCTTCCTGCGCTTATTTCGACTTCTTATGCGCTTGGAATGATGCAAATTATGCCCTTTAATGTCGCGCCTTTTGCTAAAAGTATGGGAAAACAGGACATTGAGCTAGAGGATATGTTTAATCCCGTGTTAGCGCTTGAATTTGGAAGGTTTTATTTAGATGAGTTACGGGCGGAGTTTAAGCATCCTTTGCTTGTTTCTTATGCGTATAATGGCGGACCGGGATTTTTGCGCCGCACATTAAAAAAAGGAAATCTTTTCCTTAAAAAGCGTAAATTTGAGCCTTGGATTAGTATGGAGCTTATCCCGTATGAGGAATCGCGCACTTATGGCTTGAAGGTTCTGGCAAATTATATTGTTTATCAAAGACTTTTTGGTAATAATACCCGTCTTGAAGATATCATAAAACAGATTCCGTTAAGATAA
- the murA gene encoding UDP-N-acetylglucosamine 1-carboxyvinyltransferase — MDYLQIRQSPKLSGEVAISGAKNVALPLLALSLLSDKPVKISNLPNVTDVKTLIKLLEHLGANITTIDSHSLEVTCEQIIHTRAIYDIVRKMRASILVLGPLLTRFRTCEVSLPGGCAIGARPVDLHLKALEKMGAQIHIQGGYIIAHASKGLKGTDILFDKISVTGSENIIMAAALAQGKTRIINAAKEPEVVQLCEILHKSGIEIEGIGSNELLIRGSDGILPTFAPFSVIPDRIEAGTYLCAGAITNSSITLKGVLCAHLKAVLDKLEEIGFSFEVQESDKQEGVQNLRILNAKKFNPFEIITTEYPGFPTDMQAQFMALATQCEGVSVIEERLFENRFMHVSELQRLGADIKLTNNIAKISGKKELFGASVMATDLRASSALVLAGLVAQGETQVHRIYHLDRGYEALEQKFLGLGADITRLKE; from the coding sequence ATGGATTATTTGCAAATACGTCAATCACCTAAACTTTCTGGAGAAGTCGCAATCTCTGGGGCTAAAAATGTCGCTTTGCCGCTTTTAGCACTTAGTCTTTTAAGTGATAAGCCTGTGAAAATCTCAAATCTCCCAAATGTGACAGATGTAAAAACGCTCATAAAGCTTTTAGAGCATTTGGGCGCAAATATTACTACGATAGATTCTCATAGCCTTGAAGTGACTTGCGAGCAGATAATCCACACTCGCGCGATTTATGACATTGTGCGGAAAATGCGCGCTTCTATCCTTGTGTTGGGACCGCTTTTGACGCGTTTTAGGACTTGTGAGGTGAGCTTGCCCGGAGGCTGTGCTATTGGTGCGCGCCCGGTGGATTTACATTTGAAGGCATTAGAAAAAATGGGCGCGCAAATCCACATACAAGGCGGCTATATCATCGCCCACGCATCAAAGGGCTTAAAAGGCACAGATATTTTGTTTGATAAAATCTCTGTCACAGGAAGTGAAAATATCATTATGGCAGCAGCACTCGCGCAAGGCAAAACGCGCATTATAAACGCAGCAAAAGAGCCAGAAGTTGTGCAATTATGCGAGATTTTGCATAAAAGTGGAATTGAGATTGAGGGTATAGGAAGCAATGAGCTCTTAATTCGTGGAAGCGATGGGATTTTGCCTACTTTTGCGCCCTTTAGCGTTATCCCGGATAGAATCGAGGCTGGAACTTATCTCTGTGCTGGCGCGATAACCAACTCGTCTATAACACTTAAAGGCGTTTTATGCGCGCATTTGAAGGCAGTTTTGGATAAATTAGAAGAAATTGGCTTTAGCTTTGAAGTGCAAGAATCTGACAAGCAAGAAGGCGTGCAGAATCTACGAATTTTAAATGCAAAAAAATTTAATCCTTTTGAAATTATCACAACAGAATATCCCGGATTCCCCACAGATATGCAGGCGCAGTTTATGGCGCTAGCTACGCAGTGTGAGGGTGTGAGCGTGATAGAAGAGCGATTATTTGAAAATCGCTTTATGCATGTGAGCGAATTGCAGCGCTTAGGTGCGGATATTAAACTTACAAATAATATTGCAAAAATTAGTGGCAAGAAAGAGCTTTTTGGTGCAAGTGTGATGGCGACAGATTTGCGTGCAAGCTCGGCACTCGTGCTAGCTGGGCTTGTGGCACAAGGTGAGACGCAAGTGCATAGAATCTACCATCTTGATAGGGGCTATGAGGCATTAGAGCAGAAGTTTTTGGGGCTTGGAGCGGACATCACGCGTTTGAAAGAATAA
- a CDS encoding DUF2393 family protein codes for MQQYKELIINFFNLFAVFEIALMGSLFILFLLFFLLGLLLRGRRFLPKFFFFLSFLVFVSGPFVLKYCMQNLFYTLEIDITQSKRLEYIDAFLLEAKLTNKGFLPISICEVGVDIQREDWLKFLNPIYPKKSYKKTLFMRLEPQQSQNLNVLFNGFTQKLPFEYRVQIDCYLGNGLRKEPKQIP; via the coding sequence ATGCAACAATACAAAGAGCTTATTATTAATTTTTTTAATCTTTTTGCGGTGTTTGAAATCGCGCTTATGGGGAGTTTGTTTATCCTTTTTTTACTATTTTTTTTGCTTGGGCTACTTTTGCGCGGGCGGAGGTTTTTACCAAAGTTTTTTTTCTTTCTTTCATTTTTAGTTTTTGTAAGCGGTCCTTTTGTGTTGAAATACTGCATGCAAAATCTCTTTTACACACTTGAAATCGATATTACACAAAGCAAGCGTTTGGAGTATATTGATGCCTTTCTCTTAGAAGCAAAGCTCACAAATAAGGGCTTTTTACCCATTAGCATTTGTGAGGTTGGTGTGGATATCCAAAGGGAGGATTGGCTCAAATTCTTAAATCCCATTTATCCCAAAAAATCCTACAAAAAAACGCTTTTTATGCGCCTTGAGCCACAACAAAGTCAGAATCTTAACGTTTTATTTAATGGCTTTACCCAAAAATTGCCCTTTGAATACCGTGTACAAATTGACTGCTATCTTGGCAATGGTTTAAGAAAAGAGCCAAAACAAATACCCTAA
- the rpsI gene encoding 30S ribosomal protein S9, protein MTKIYATGKRKTAIAKVWLQSGSGKLSINGMSLNDWLGGHEAIKMKVMQPLILTKQEKSVDIIAQTLGGGYSAQAEALRHGISKALNSYDVAFRAILKPKGLLTRDSRVVERKKYGKKKARRSPQFSKR, encoded by the coding sequence ATGACAAAAATCTATGCAACAGGTAAAAGAAAAACAGCCATCGCAAAAGTGTGGCTACAAAGTGGCTCCGGCAAACTCAGCATTAATGGTATGAGTCTTAATGACTGGCTAGGCGGGCACGAGGCAATCAAAATGAAAGTTATGCAACCACTTATCCTTACAAAGCAAGAAAAATCTGTGGATATTATCGCTCAAACGCTTGGCGGTGGTTATAGTGCGCAGGCGGAGGCTTTGCGTCACGGAATCTCAAAAGCACTCAATAGCTATGATGTAGCATTTCGTGCGATTTTGAAGCCAAAAGGCTTGCTTACAAGGGATTCTCGTGTGGTTGAGCGTAAAAAATACGGAAAGAAAAAAGCGAGAAGATCACCACAATTCTCTAAGAGATAA